In Ostrea edulis chromosome 4, xbOstEdul1.1, whole genome shotgun sequence, a single window of DNA contains:
- the LOC125668733 gene encoding uncharacterized protein LOC125668733 produces MVNVWILFLLFFIDNRRGIFKSVTLATYCPTSLRTLKNVPSCPRSKSAWETASANKKCATVVQSCVSQEKFVYHCLINTYINATIEVCAPFTNILGYYCAEYNIEGARIQGHPHASCTACPFRYPSTNAYRYQSCYDLIERNPSTLTIPKIEATTTSVRNTTVTPQQSKSADSVVMIISIALGVVGFILAAIGVLLWVKRISARNGTNRDATSIEMSPLPHEEEVHDRLIDEKSILENQSMPTVLKETGESEARVYRKFTAAIEIGRHYTGYGYSTKDEMGTVVPAGSSDNMKILSAVWYNSRDDETKIGYDAQDEFLKDHENPPEYVSYAADLSFVFDQMETFSPRFAKFVLA; encoded by the exons ATGGTGAATGTCTGGATATTATTTCTTCTCTTCTTCATAGATAATAGAAGAGGTATTTTCAAG AGCGTGACGTTAGCCACATATTGCCCGACATCTCTTCGTACTTTGAAAAATGTGCCTAGCTGTCCGAGGTCAAAGTCCGCTTGGGAAACAGCATCAGCCAACAAGAAATGTGCAACTGTAGTGCAAAGTTGTGTATCGCAAGAAAAGTTTGTGTACCACTGTCTAATAAATACATACATCAACGCAACCATTGAAGTGTGCGCACCATTTACAAACATTCTTG gatattACTGTGCAGAGTACAACATTGAAGGCGCTAGGATACAAGGACATCCCCATGCATCGTGCACAGCTTGTCCATTTAGATATCCATCGACGAATGCATATAGAT ATCAAAGCTGCTACGATTTGATAGAAAGGAATCCAAGCACATTGACTATACCGAAAATAGAGGCCACTACGACTAGCGTTCGAAATACCACGGTTACACCGCAGCagag TAAATCAGCGGACAGTGTCGTAATGATAATTAGCATAGCCCTCGGCGTGGTGGGCTTCATACTTGCAGCGATTGGTGTACTGCTGTGGGTGAAAAGAATTTCAGCAAGGAATGGGACCA ATAGAGATGCGACTTCCATAGAAATGTCTCCTTTACCACACGAGGAAGAAGTTCATG ATCGATTGATTGATGAAAAAAGTATTCTTGAAAACCAAAGTATGCCAACCGTTTTGAAGGAAACCGGGGAAAGTGAAGCACGAGTATACAGAAAATTTACTGCAGCAATTGAAATAGGCCGCCACTACACTGGATACGGTTACTCAACAAAAGATGAAATGGGGACAGTAGTTCCAGCAGGTTCTTCAGACAACATGAAGATTCTGTCTGCAGTGTGGTATAACAGCAGGGATGATGAAACTAAAATAGGATATGATGCTCAagatgaatttttaaaagatcatGAAAACCCACCAGAATATGTTTCTTATGCTGCTGACTTGTCATTCGTCTTTGATCAG